From Micromonospora sp. NBC_01699, a single genomic window includes:
- a CDS encoding zf-HC2 domain-containing protein: MPDIDYLPMTCDEVRVALSARLDGEDPRAPMEALDAHTVTCPGCQLWLVRAEELGRVMQRAQAVEVPDLTATVLAAVAADPVIAAAARRRTSAAYGRRQILRVAVAVAAVAQLAIALPILLAGFGVEVDLHTTREMASFDVALAVGFALAAYRPERAQAFVPVAFVLAVCLAGTSAVDIVNSTTAVVHEIGHLATVVQAGLLWALGRVSRRTDPPLRAPAVAGRG; this comes from the coding sequence GTGCCGGACATCGACTACCTCCCCATGACCTGCGACGAGGTACGGGTCGCGCTGTCCGCGCGGCTGGACGGGGAAGACCCGCGGGCGCCGATGGAGGCGCTCGACGCGCACACCGTGACCTGCCCCGGCTGCCAGCTCTGGCTGGTCCGGGCGGAGGAACTCGGCCGGGTCATGCAACGTGCGCAGGCGGTCGAGGTGCCCGACCTGACCGCCACCGTACTCGCGGCGGTGGCCGCCGACCCGGTCATCGCGGCAGCCGCCCGCCGCCGCACCTCGGCCGCGTACGGTCGGCGCCAGATCCTGCGGGTAGCGGTCGCGGTGGCCGCCGTCGCCCAGCTCGCCATCGCGCTGCCCATCCTGCTCGCCGGCTTCGGCGTCGAGGTCGACCTGCACACCACCCGGGAGATGGCCTCGTTCGACGTGGCCCTCGCGGTCGGGTTCGCGCTCGCCGCGTACCGGCCGGAACGGGCGCAGGCGTTCGTGCCGGTCGCCTTCGTCCTCGCGGTCTGCCTCGCCGGCACCAGCGCGGTCGACATAGTGAACTCGACCACGGCCGTGGTGCACGAGATCGGCCACCTCGCCACGGTGGTGCAGGCCGGACTGCTCTGGGCGCTCGGGCGGGTCAGCCGGCGTACCGATCCGCCGCTGCGCGCGCCGGCGGTGGCGGGACGCGGGTGA
- a CDS encoding sigma-70 family RNA polymerase sigma factor, translated as MERTQALDDATHWALRARDGDPAAQAAFVRATQTEVWRFTAALVDRDSADDLLQDTYLRAFRALPAFEGRSSARTWLLGIARRACADHLRTVVRRRRLDERLTGQAYTDHPYPDPAGQFGANDLLRRLPAERRGAFVLTQLLGLSYAEAAAVEGVPVGTIRSRVARARTELVEAVGDALAS; from the coding sequence GTGGAGCGGACGCAGGCGCTGGACGACGCGACCCACTGGGCGCTGCGCGCCCGCGACGGGGACCCGGCGGCGCAGGCGGCGTTCGTCCGGGCCACCCAGACCGAGGTGTGGCGGTTCACCGCGGCCCTGGTCGACCGGGACAGCGCGGACGACCTGCTCCAGGACACGTACCTGCGCGCGTTCCGGGCGCTGCCGGCGTTCGAGGGGCGGTCGAGTGCGCGTACGTGGTTGCTGGGCATCGCCCGGCGGGCCTGTGCCGACCATCTCCGTACGGTGGTTCGGCGGCGCCGGCTGGACGAGCGGTTGACCGGTCAGGCGTACACCGACCACCCGTACCCGGATCCGGCCGGGCAGTTCGGCGCGAACGACCTGCTCCGGCGGCTGCCCGCCGAGCGGCGTGGGGCGTTCGTCCTCACCCAGCTGCTCGGGCTGTCGTACGCCGAGGCGGCGGCGGTGGAGGGGGTGCCGGTCGGCACCATCCGGTCCCGGGTGGCGCGGGCGCGTACGGAACTGGTCGAGGCGGTCGGCGATGCGCTGGCGAGCTGA
- a CDS encoding copper resistance CopC/CopD family protein — MSRMTAAQRSWVSRAGAMLGLLLATFALLLGPASPASAHAVLVSSSPATDAVLPSAPAEVVLTFSEGVRNVPDKIRILGPDGARVDRGDPVFDGAVVTIPVDPGGPQGTYLVSYRVISADSHPVAGAYTYSVGAPSTPPTDTENDSVDPAITAAVAVGKYLGYAGLVLLVGPVLVLSLLWPQRLDRRGPARLVWTGFGLVTAATLIGIWLQVPYTTGGALFSISGSALSDVLASTFGAVLLVRLGILVAAAILLRPLLRGSAGRADHLLLGVLGVAGLFTWPLAGHGAASPVPAVSVLVDAVHVGSMAVWLGGLLMLVVFLLRRADERELGAILPIWSRWAAVAVSALLLAGIVQALIEVATPSALIDTTYGRLIIAKVVLFGLVIGVAAYSRRLVQRRIATERPGRMRRAVWTELGVTALILAISAVLVQTPPGRTAEANDGAAGAGFFSTRLTSDLLSVEVEVDPAGTGSNTIHLYAYTPDNKPQPVVEWTGTAALPAKGVEAIEIPLLPLTDNHATGEISLPTPGDWQLRFTVRISDIDQATVTATVPIN; from the coding sequence ATGTCTCGCATGACTGCCGCACAAAGATCATGGGTGTCGCGGGCCGGCGCGATGCTCGGCCTCCTGCTGGCGACATTCGCCCTGCTGCTCGGGCCGGCCAGCCCGGCCAGCGCCCACGCGGTGCTGGTCAGCAGCAGCCCGGCCACGGACGCGGTGCTGCCCAGCGCGCCCGCCGAGGTGGTGCTCACGTTCAGCGAGGGCGTCCGGAACGTACCGGACAAAATCCGGATTCTCGGCCCGGACGGCGCGCGGGTGGACCGGGGCGACCCGGTCTTCGACGGCGCCGTGGTCACCATCCCGGTCGACCCGGGTGGACCGCAGGGCACCTACCTGGTCAGCTACCGGGTGATCTCGGCCGACAGCCACCCGGTGGCGGGCGCCTACACGTACTCGGTCGGGGCGCCGTCCACCCCGCCGACCGACACCGAGAACGACAGCGTCGACCCGGCCATCACCGCCGCCGTGGCGGTGGGCAAGTACCTCGGCTACGCCGGGCTGGTCCTGCTGGTCGGCCCGGTGCTGGTGCTCAGCCTGCTCTGGCCGCAGCGGCTCGACCGGCGCGGTCCGGCCCGACTGGTCTGGACCGGGTTCGGCCTGGTCACCGCCGCGACCCTGATCGGCATCTGGCTCCAGGTCCCCTACACCACCGGCGGGGCCCTGTTCTCGATCAGCGGCAGCGCCCTGAGCGACGTGCTCGCCAGTACGTTCGGCGCGGTGCTGCTGGTCCGGCTCGGCATCCTGGTGGCCGCCGCGATCCTGCTCCGGCCGCTGCTGCGGGGCAGTGCCGGCCGGGCCGACCACCTGCTGCTGGGCGTACTCGGGGTGGCGGGGTTGTTCACCTGGCCGCTGGCCGGGCACGGGGCGGCGTCACCCGTACCGGCGGTGTCGGTGCTGGTCGACGCGGTGCACGTGGGCAGCATGGCGGTCTGGCTCGGTGGCCTGCTGATGCTGGTCGTGTTCCTGCTGCGCCGGGCCGACGAGCGGGAACTCGGGGCGATCCTGCCGATCTGGTCCCGCTGGGCGGCGGTGGCCGTCTCCGCGCTGCTGCTCGCCGGCATCGTGCAGGCACTGATCGAGGTCGCCACCCCGAGCGCCCTGATCGACACCACCTACGGCCGCCTGATCATCGCGAAGGTGGTCCTGTTCGGGCTGGTGATCGGCGTCGCGGCGTACTCGCGGCGGCTGGTCCAGCGCCGGATCGCCACCGAGCGGCCGGGGCGGATGCGGCGGGCGGTCTGGACCGAGCTGGGCGTCACCGCGCTGATCCTGGCCATCTCCGCCGTACTCGTGCAGACCCCGCCGGGGCGGACCGCCGAGGCGAACGACGGCGCCGCCGGAGCGGGCTTCTTCTCCACCAGGCTCACCAGTGACCTGCTCTCGGTGGAGGTGGAGGTGGACCCGGCCGGCACCGGCAGCAACACCATCCACCTGTACGCGTACACCCCGGACAACAAGCCGCAGCCGGTGGTCGAATGGACCGGGACCGCCGCGTTGCCGGCCAAGGGGGTCGAGGCGATCGAGATCCCGTTGCTGCCGCTGACCGACAACCACGCCACCGGCGAGATCAGCCTGCCCACACCGGGCGACTGGCAACTGCGCTTCACCGTCCGAATATCCGACATCGACCAGGCCACGGTGACCGCCACCGTGCCGATCAACTAG
- a CDS encoding YcnI family copper-binding membrane protein has translation MIRPRRTASAAAFVLGAALVGVFGLALPASAHVTVNPKEATQGGYGRVAFRVPNESDTASTTKIEVNLPENAPVASVSTIPLPGWTVVLEKRKVDPPLEVHGSQITEAVSKITWTAGAGAEVKPEQFQEFGVSLGPLPQVDQLVFKVLQTYSDGNISRWIDEPAAAGAEEPEHPAPVLKLAKAADPASGGATPSVAAVAQADDDEDDEDGSAGVGLGIAGLVAGLAGLVLGGLAFARTRRPSTPSGA, from the coding sequence ATGATCCGTCCCCGGCGTACCGCGTCCGCGGCCGCTTTCGTGCTCGGCGCCGCGCTCGTCGGCGTGTTCGGCCTCGCCCTGCCGGCGTCCGCGCACGTCACGGTGAACCCGAAGGAGGCGACCCAGGGCGGCTACGGCCGGGTGGCCTTCCGGGTGCCGAACGAGAGCGACACCGCGTCGACCACGAAGATCGAGGTCAACCTGCCGGAGAACGCGCCGGTCGCGTCGGTCTCGACCATCCCGCTGCCGGGCTGGACGGTGGTGCTGGAGAAGCGCAAGGTGGACCCGCCGCTGGAGGTGCACGGCAGCCAGATCACCGAGGCGGTGTCGAAGATCACCTGGACTGCGGGCGCGGGCGCGGAGGTCAAGCCGGAGCAGTTCCAGGAGTTCGGGGTCTCGCTGGGCCCGCTGCCCCAGGTCGACCAGTTGGTCTTCAAGGTGCTCCAGACCTACTCGGACGGCAACATCTCGCGCTGGATCGACGAGCCGGCGGCGGCCGGTGCCGAGGAGCCGGAGCACCCGGCGCCGGTGTTGAAGCTGGCCAAGGCGGCCGATCCGGCGTCCGGCGGGGCTACGCCGTCGGTGGCCGCGGTCGCGCAGGCCGACGACGACGAGGACGACGAGGACGGCTCGGCCGGGGTGGGGCTGGGCATCGCCGGTCTGGTGGCCGGTCTGGCCGGCCTGGTGCTGGGCGGGCTGGCGTTCGCCCGTACCCGCCGTCCGTCGACCCCGTCGGGCGCCTGA
- a CDS encoding MauE/DoxX family redox-associated membrane protein, producing MTLVTSARPRWDPVQPWLGLAVRLGLAAVWFWAGSTKVGDLAAAGRAVNAYQIFPFDVARVIGAAQPFVEIALGVLLLLGLATRLAAGVSALLLVLFIAGIASAWARGLAIDCGCFSEGGPLAVGQTPSYLPEILRDIGFLIMAAFLLRWPRSPLSIDRWMAGGQRLEDENG from the coding sequence ATGACCTTGGTGACATCGGCACGCCCACGGTGGGACCCGGTACAACCGTGGCTCGGGCTGGCCGTACGACTCGGGCTGGCCGCGGTGTGGTTCTGGGCCGGCAGCACGAAAGTCGGTGACCTGGCCGCCGCCGGCCGGGCCGTCAACGCGTACCAGATTTTTCCCTTCGACGTGGCCAGGGTGATCGGGGCGGCGCAGCCGTTCGTCGAGATCGCCCTCGGCGTACTCCTGCTCCTCGGGCTGGCCACCCGACTGGCCGCCGGCGTCTCCGCGCTGCTGCTGGTGCTGTTCATCGCCGGGATCGCCTCGGCCTGGGCCCGTGGCCTGGCGATCGACTGCGGCTGCTTCAGCGAGGGCGGGCCGCTGGCCGTCGGCCAGACCCCGAGTTACCTGCCCGAGATCCTCCGGGACATCGGGTTCCTGATCATGGCGGCGTTCCTGCTGCGCTGGCCGCGCAGCCCATTGTCGATCGACCGGTGGATGGCCGGCGGGCAGCGTCTGGAGGACGAGAATGGGTAG